TCGTGGGCCGGGCGGTGGAACGGGGCCTGAGCAGCTATTTGGAAGCCTGCACGCCGCGCCGCGCTCCGCTGGAGCCGTCCGAGCAGTGGCTTCCGTTGCGTCAGGCTGCCGAGGGAACGCCCTACAGCCAGGAATACCTGAGCTTGTTGGCGCGCACCGGCCGGCTGGAGGCGGTGAAGCGGGGCAAAGTGTGGTTTACGACGCCTGCGGCGGTCGAAGTCTATCGGCGGTCGGTGGCTGCTTAGCCAGCCCTGATTAGCAACGAAGGGATCAGGCGAGAGATGCCAACTTTGCGAAAGTTGGCATCTCTGCGCCTTCCGCAACGGCTTCTCACCAGTTGAAACCAAGCAGGTTCCAGTAGTTCAGCCAGGGGATGAAGAGCAGGGCGGCGAGTGTGAACGAGCCGAGAAGCGCCAACCCCCGTCCGGAAAAAGCGCGACGCCGCCAGCCGGCCAGTCCCAGCGCCAGCAGGACGACGGTCAGCGCGATGGTGAGCAAGGGAAGGACGAACAGGGCCGCCAACCAGACGGGCATGCCGATGGCGAAGTCGATGTTGGAGATGCCGAGGACGACCGACTGCAAGAGGAGGAAGAAGGTAACGAGGAAGACGAAGTTCAGGGCCGCGATCGCGGTCAGGAGCCACAGGCCGCGGCGAGCCAGCCGGTGGGCGGGCGGGCGGCGCAGGCCGATGATCAATCCGGCGACGGCGCTGCCCAGGAAAAAGGCCACGAAGGCGACCAGCATGAGCATGTGCACGCGGCCGGTGTCGTACCAGGCCACCTTCTCGGTAGCCCAGTCGCCCACGGCCAATCCCGCCGGTTGGCCCTGGGCATCCTGAAGAAACACATAATCGAACTCGCCGTCGCTCTTGCGATAGTGCCGCGGCGCCATCTCCAGCAATTCGTGAGTCGTCTCTGTGTCCGGCGCAAACTGCACCATGAGCCTACCATCCTCCAGGGCCGAGACGCGGGGATAATCGGGCCAGGGCAGGCGCAGGAGCTTGGCGATGGTGAGGCGCGAGTAGGTCGTTTGCCGGTAGACGCCGGCCAGAGCCTGGCCGCGTTCGGCTGCGCCGGCGGCGGTCGGGGGCAGGTCGGCCTGGTAGGGGAAAGTGCGCTCCAGCATTTCCCGCTGTATGGCGTCGGCCATGCCAAAATCATCGTCCAGGTTGTAGGCCAGGAAGAAGCCGAGGTCGTGGTCGGGCGCCAGGAAGATGCGGCTGAGCGCGCCGGGTGCGCCGCCATCCTTGGCGACGGCGTCGATATTCGGCCAGGAGATGTCGTGCCAGCCGTAGGCCAGCCCAGGCTGGCCATCTCGATAGGTGAAGTGCGTTTCGAGCAGCGCCCGTAATGATTCCGCTTGAAGGATCGGGGCGCCGTCGCCCAACATGGCCTGGATGAAGCGGGCCATGTCCGCCGCAGTGGAGGTGAGCGAACGCGAGGGCGGGTCTTGCCAGAAGGGAAGCTCGACCGGCTGGTGGCTCTGGCCGTCGAACTCGTAGCCCGCGACCAGCCCATCGGCCTGAGGCGGCGGCTGGAGGAAGCTGCTGTGGGCCATGCCCAGCGGCTGGAAGATGTAGCGGTCGGTGTATTCGGCGAAGGGGATGCCGCTGACGTCTTCGACCATCTGGCCGGCAAGGTCGAAGGCGGCGTTGCTGTACAGGTAATGTTGGCCGGGCGGGAAGGCGCGGCGGGGCGGGTGTTGGTTCAGAAACGGGGCGTTGCCGATCAGGTCAGCGGGCGTGGCCGCCTCCGCGCCGATGTCGTCCAGGTCCCAGTCGAGACCAGCGCTGTGGGTGAGCAGTTGGTCGGCGGTGATCGGCTGTCCGAATGCCTCCGGCAGTTGGTAGCTGCGCAGATATGCGTTGGCGTCGGCGTGCAGATCGATCTGGCCTTTCTCAGCCAACTGCATGACGGCTGCGGCCGTGACCGATTTGGATAGCGACATGACCCGCCACAGGCTGCGCTCGACCTCCACGGGCGTTTGCTGCTCCAGGTCGGCCAGTCCATAGCCGCGGGCATAGGCGACCTGGCCATCCTGAACCAGCAGGAAGACGGCGCCGGGGATGTGCGCCTCTGCCATCTGCTGCCCGATCAGTGGCTCCAGCCAGACGGCAAGTTCGGCGGGGTCGATGGGGCCGGCAGCGGCGGATGCTCGCGCCAGCGAGGACCGTCCGGCTGTGGCGAGGAGAAATCCGATGATGATGAATAAGGCGGCGGTGCGTAGGAGCGTGTTCTTGAACATGGCTGGCTTTCATCCGTAGGTGAGAGATGCCAACTTTCGCAAAGTTGGCATCTCTCACTTCTATCACTGCCCACTCGGCGGCAGGGTGCTGAGATAGGCGAACATCGCCCGCAGATCATCGTCGCTGGCGAAACGGTCGTAGTCCTGCCAGGGCATCTCCTCGCCCACGGCCTCGCCGCCGGGATCGACGCCGGTGCGGAAGAAGCTGATGAACTGCTCCTCCGTCCAGGCCGGGACGATTTTGGTCAGGTTGGGGCCGGGCGGCGGACCTGAACCTCCATCCGTTCGCACACCATCCAGCTTCTCGCCATGACATTCAGCGCAAAGGGCAAAAGAGGCGAGATAGTGGCCATATTCGGCGGTGGGGCCGGCGGGCGGGGCGAGCACCGGTTGGGTGATCGGCGGCTGGGCCGAGGCCAGGGGCGCCATCAGTGTGAAGCCGACGCCCAGCAGGTTCAGACGGTTGGGCGGGGTGTTGGGCTCCACCGCCGGTTGCGAGCGCAGATAGGCTACCAGCGCCTGTACGTCTTCGTCGCTCATGTTGTGGAAGGTCTTCGATGGCATGATGATCAACGAGCGCCCGCTCTTGTGCACACCCTCGCGGATGGCCCGGATGATCTCACCATCCGACCAGCTGGCAAAATGGGCCGGCGTCAGGTTGGGTGCGTACAGCCTGCCGACGGGCGGCGCCCCACCCTCTCCGGCCAGGAAGTTCTGCCCTTCCAGCGGCAGCTCGCCATCGCTGCTATGGCAGCCCAGGCACAGGTTGGCGATGTGTTCGCCGCGGGTAATCTGCTCCGGCGTCATCGCCACCGTCACCTCGGCAACCGGATTGCTGTGTTTGGCGTTCAGCCGCAGCGCCCCCACCAGCCCGCCCACGAACACGGCCGCCAGCGAGACCGTGAGCAAGCCGGTGAGGATGAGGCCGGCCCACTTGACCGCGGCCTTCTTCGCCCGTCTGGCCCGCAGGAAGAGGAAGACGAACAGCGCTATCAGCGCCGCAACGACCACGAAATCGATGATGCTGACCATTGTCAAACTCCTTTGGTGGTGTGGTGGAATGAACCGTTAGCGCCTAAGAACGCCCTTGATCGCCCGCACCGGCGCCTTCAGGGTGGTGCGGATGGCGGCGTTGTGCCAGATGTTGCCGGCCTGGCCCCACTGGACACGCGAATCGACGAGGGTGACTTTCTGCTCGACCGCGACGCCGCTGACCCCGAAGTCTTGGGCCAGGTTCACGAGCGTGTCGGCCCAGAACTTGTCCTCGGCTTTGTGCCCGAACCCCAACCGAAAACTCATCTCATACATGGGGTCGTTGGCCCGCACCAGCGCCTGCACCTGGGCGGTGGTGGCCTCCTCCTCCGCCTGGGCGCTAAAGGTGATCATGCCCGCGAACATGTGGCCTTCGGGGGTCATGAACGAGAAGGAGGCGTCGTCGGCGTAGATGACGAGGATGCCGGTGGAGAGCAGCATGCCGCCGGGGCCTTTGAGGTTGAGGACGCCAACTTCGCCCGGCGCGATGCCCGCCGAAGAGGCATAGAGGTGGTTGCCTTCGGGCCAATAGGCGGGGAAGTTGGCTCGCCAGCGGGCGATGACTTCTTGCGGTGTGGCCTGCGCGCCGGCCAGCCGGATCTTGTAGGTCTTCTGCCACAGTTGGCCGAAGCCTTTGAGCGGCCCGGCCAGTTGCCGGCCCTGGACGTTGAGGTTGACGGCTTCGCCGGAAATATCGCCGACCTGTAAGCGATCAACAGGCTTGGCCCAGGTTCCTTCTTTGGGCGGGGTGGAGGGTGGAGTGGTCATGGGAAACTCCGAGATGAGGCGAGGAGGCGGGCGGCGGGCGGGTTTCGCAATCGGCAATTCGCAATTCGCAATCCGCCATTCGCAATCCGCCATGCCCCCTAGCCGGCGAGGGCGGCGGCTTCGGTGGCGAAGAGGCCGATGGCCTCGTTGAGGCGCGTGAGTTGGAAGATTTGCAGGTAGTGGTCGGTGAGGCCAAAGACGCGCAGTTGCTGTTTCTGGCGCTGGACGCGGATGAGGAGGGTGACGAGTAGGCCGATGCCGGAACTGTTCATGTATTCCAGGTTGCTGAAGTCGAGGATGATGGTGCGCACACCGTTCTGGCTGGCCTCGGTGTAGGCGGCCATGAGGATGTCCTCGGCCTGGCCGGTGACTTCACCCCTCAGGTCGATGATGCTGGCGCCGTTGAGTTGGCGGACGGCGGCGGTGAGAGTGGGTTTGGACATGGGTGGCCTCGTGGGTGGAGATTGGTTATTGGAGATTGGTTATTGCTAATCGAGGGGATTGGCGACTATGGGAAAGTTGTCGATTCCCGTATTCTGCGCACCACGCACCACGCACCACGGAACACGCAATACGGAACCCGGAACCGACTTCCCTCATCCGTTTGCTACCTCGCGCAAGGCGGTGGCTTCGTCGGGGGCGATGGTCATGAAATCGGAGAGGCGGGTGATGGTGAAGAGGTGGCGGTAGTGCTCGCTGAGGCCGGTGGTGAGCAGGCGACGGCGGTCTTTGCGGGCGCGGGCGAGGATGCCGACGATGAGGGCGATGCCCGTGGAGTTGATGTAGTCGACGCCGGCAAAGTTGAGCAGGACGGCGCCGGGGCGGTGGCCGTCGGCCTCGGCATAGGCTTGTTGCAGGGCAGCATCGCCCAGCCCGTCGATTTCGCCTTTGAGGTCGATGATGGCGACGTC
The sequence above is drawn from the Caldilineales bacterium genome and encodes:
- a CDS encoding beta-lactamase family protein, translating into MFKNTLLRTAALFIIIGFLLATAGRSSLARASAAAGPIDPAELAVWLEPLIGQQMAEAHIPGAVFLLVQDGQVAYARGYGLADLEQQTPVEVERSLWRVMSLSKSVTAAAVMQLAEKGQIDLHADANAYLRSYQLPEAFGQPITADQLLTHSAGLDWDLDDIGAEAATPADLIGNAPFLNQHPPRRAFPPGQHYLYSNAAFDLAGQMVEDVSGIPFAEYTDRYIFQPLGMAHSSFLQPPPQADGLVAGYEFDGQSHQPVELPFWQDPPSRSLTSTAADMARFIQAMLGDGAPILQAESLRALLETHFTYRDGQPGLAYGWHDISWPNIDAVAKDGGAPGALSRIFLAPDHDLGFFLAYNLDDDFGMADAIQREMLERTFPYQADLPPTAAGAAERGQALAGVYRQTTYSRLTIAKLLRLPWPDYPRVSALEDGRLMVQFAPDTETTHELLEMAPRHYRKSDGEFDYVFLQDAQGQPAGLAVGDWATEKVAWYDTGRVHMLMLVAFVAFFLGSAVAGLIIGLRRPPAHRLARRGLWLLTAIAALNFVFLVTFFLLLQSVVLGISNIDFAIGMPVWLAALFVLPLLTIALTVVLLALGLAGWRRRAFSGRGLALLGSFTLAALLFIPWLNYWNLLGFNW
- a CDS encoding cytochrome c, which gives rise to MVSIIDFVVVAALIALFVFLFLRARRAKKAAVKWAGLILTGLLTVSLAAVFVGGLVGALRLNAKHSNPVAEVTVAMTPEQITRGEHIANLCLGCHSSDGELPLEGQNFLAGEGGAPPVGRLYAPNLTPAHFASWSDGEIIRAIREGVHKSGRSLIIMPSKTFHNMSDEDVQALVAYLRSQPAVEPNTPPNRLNLLGVGFTLMAPLASAQPPITQPVLAPPAGPTAEYGHYLASFALCAECHGEKLDGVRTDGGSGPPPGPNLTKIVPAWTEEQFISFFRTGVDPGGEAVGEEMPWQDYDRFASDDDLRAMFAYLSTLPPSGQ
- a CDS encoding STAS domain-containing protein; the protein is MSKPTLTAAVRQLNGASIIDLRGEVTGQAEDILMAAYTEASQNGVRTIILDFSNLEYMNSSGIGLLVTLLIRVQRQKQQLRVFGLTDHYLQIFQLTRLNEAIGLFATEAAALAG
- a CDS encoding STAS domain-containing protein, which produces MSKPLETGVRVQGDVAIIDLKGEIDGLGDAALQQAYAEADGHRPGAVLLNFAGVDYINSTGIALIVGILARARKDRRRLLTTGLSEHYRHLFTITRLSDFMTIAPDEATALREVANG